TGCAACGAAGTTGTAAGTGGAGTAGTAATAGATGTGTTGTGCAATGGCGGAACCGATGCATCAATAGATGTAACAGTAACAGGCAACAATGGCACAGTAACCTACTTATGGAACGATGGCGATACCAACGAAGACCGCACAGGTTTATCAGCAGGCACATACACTGTAACAGCAACAGATGCAGCAGGTTGTATAGAAACAGCAACATTCACAGTAACCGAGCCGGCCGTATTAGGCTTGAGTGGCACACCAACAGATGTAACAACTAACGGAGGCAGCGATGGCTCAATAGATGTAACTGCAACTGGCGGTACACCGGCATATACATATGTATGGAACGATGGAGACACCAACGAAGACCGTACAAATTTATCAGCAGGAACGTATACAGTAACAGTAACAGACGCTAACGGTTGTACAGAAGAAGCCACATTCACAATAAACGAACCTGGTTGCAACGAAGTTGTAAGTGGAGTAGTAATTGATGTATTGTGCAATGGCGGAACCGATGCATCGATTGATGTAACAGTAACAGGCAACAATGGCACAGTAACTTATTTATGGAACGATGGCGATACCAACGAAGACCGCACAGGTTTATCAGCAGGTACATACACCATAACAGTAACAGATGCAGTAGGTTGTATAGAAACAGCAACATTCACAGTAACTGAGCCGGCCGTATTAGGCATGAATGGTACACCAACAGATGTAACCACTAACGGAGGCAACAATGGCTCAATAGATGTAACTGCAACCGGAGGTACCACACCATATACATATTTATGGAATGATGGCGACACAAACGAAGACCGCACCAACCTAACATCAGGCTCGTATACAGTAACAGTAACAGACGCTAACGGTTGTACGGACGAAGCCACATTCACAGTAACAGAGCCGGTCTTATTAGGCTTGAGTGGCACACCAACAGATGTAACCACTAACGGAGGCAGCGATGGTACAATAGATGTAACAGCAACAGGAGGCACACCGGCATACACATATGTATGGAACGATGGCGATACCAACGAAGACCGCATAGGATTAAAATCAGGTACGTATACAGTAACAGTAACAGATGCTAACGGTGCTACAAAAGAAGCCACATTCACAATAAACGAACCCGGTTGCAACGAAGTTGTAAGTGGCGTAGCAATAGATGTATTGTGCAGTGGTGGAACCGATGCATCGATAGATGTAACAGTAACAGGCAACAATGGCACAGTAACTTACTTATGGAACGATGGCGATACCAACGAAGACCGCACAGGTTTAGCAGCAGGTACAACACCATAACAGTAACAGATGCAGTAGGTTGTATAGAAACAGCAACATTCACAGTAACTGAGCCGGCCGTATTAGGCATGAATGGTACACCAACAGATGTAACCACTAACGGAGGCAGCGATGGCTCTATAGATGTAACTGCAACTGGAGGCACCACACCATACACATATTTATGGAACGATGGTGACACCAACGAAGACCGCAGCAACTTAACATCAGGTACGTATACAGTAACAGTAACAGATGCTAACGGTTGTACAGAAGAAGCCATATTCACCATAAACGAACCAGGCTGCAACGAAGTTGTAAGTGGCGTAGTAATAGATGTATTGTGCAATGTTGGAACCGATGCATCGATAGATGTAACAGTTACAGGCAACAATGGCACAGTAACCTACTTATGGAACGATGGCGATACCAACGAAGACCGCACAGGTTTATCAGCAGGTACATACACTGTAACTGCAACGGATGCAGCAGGTTGTATAGAAACAGCCACATTCACAGTAACCGAGCCAGCATTATTAGGCATGAACGGTACACCAACAGATGTAACCACTAACGGAGGCAGCGATGGCTCTATAGATGTAACTGCAACCGGTGGCACACCGGCATACACTTATTTATGGAACGATGGTGACACCAACGAAGACCGCACTAACTTAACATCAGGAACGTATACAGTAACAGTAACAGACGCAAACGGTTGTACAGAAGAAGCCACATTCACAGTAAACGAACCCGGTTGCAACGAAGTTGTAAGTGGAGTAGTAATAGATGTATTGTGCAATGGCGGAACCGATGCATCGATAGATGTAACAGTAACAGGCAACAACGGAGCTGTAACCTACTTATGGAACGATGGTGATACCAACGAAGACCGCACAGGTTTAGCAGCAGGCACATACACTGTAACAGCAACTGATGCAGCAGGTTGTATAGAAACAGCCACATTCACAGTAACCGAGCCAGCATTATTAGGCATGAACGGTACACCAACAGATGTAACAACTAACGGAGGCAGCGATGGCTCAATAGATGTAACTGCAACCGGTGGCACACCGGCATACACTTATTTATGGAACGATGGTGACACCAACGAAGACCGCACTAACTTAACATCAGGAACGTATACAGTAACAGTAACAGACGCAAACGGTTGTACAGAAGAAGCCACATTCACAGTAAACGAACCCGGTTGCAACGAAGTTGTAAGTGGAGTAGTAATAGATGTGTTGTGTAATGGCGGAACCGATGCATCAATAGATGTAACTGTAACAGGCAACAATGGAGCTGTAACCTACTTATGGAACGATGGTGATACCAACGAAGACCGCACAGGTTTAGCAGCAGGCACATACACTGTAACAGCAACAGATGCAGTAGGTTGTATAGAAACAGCAACATTCACAGTAACTGAGCCAGCATTATTGGGTATGAACGGTACACCAACTGATGTTACAACTAACGGAGGCAGCGATGGCTCAATAGATGTAACTGCAACAGGCGGCACACCGGCATACGCTTATGTATGGAACGATGGCGATACGAATGAAGACCGTACAAACCTAACATCAGGAACGTATATAGTAACAGTAACAGACGCAAACGGCTGTACTGCAGAAGTAACGTTTACCATCAACGAGCCAGGCTGTAGCATGAACTTAAGTGGCTTCACAGTAGATGTAGTATGTAATGGTGGAGCCGATGCAAGCATCGACTTAACCGTGACAGGCGCTAATGGAGCAACCACGTATTTATGGAGCGATGGCGATACCAACGAAGACCGCACAGGTATAGCAGCAGGCACATACACCGTAACTGCAACAGATGCAACAGGTTGTATAGAAACAGCCACATTCACAGTAACTGAGCCTGCTATATTAGGCATGACTGGTACACCAACAGATGTAACCACTAACGGTGGCAGCGATGGCTCTATCGATGTAACGGCAACAGGAGGCACTCCATTTTATACCTACTTATGGAATGATAGTGATACGAACGAAGATCGCAGTAACCTCATTGCCGGAACATATACGGTAACGGTAACAGATGCAAACGGTTGTACTGAAGAAGTAACATTTAGCATCAACGAACCAGTCTGTAGCATGAGCTTAAGCGGTATCACAGTTGATATAGTATGTAATGGCGGAGCCAATGCAAGCATCGACCTAACCGTAACAGGCGCTAGTGGAGCAACCACTTATTTATGGAGCGATGGCGATACCAACGAAGACCGCACAGGATTAATGGCCGGTACCTATACCGTAACTGTATCTGATGCAGCAAATTGTGTAGAGACCACAACCTTCACGATAACCGAGCCTACAGTATTAGGCATGAACGGTACACCAACAGATGTAACTACTAATGGTGGCAGCGATGGCTCTATCGATGTAACGGCAACAGGAGGCACACCATTTTATACCTACTTATGGAATGATAGTGATACGAACGAAGATCGCAGTAACCTCATTGCCGGAACATATACGGTAACAGTAACAGATGCAAACGGTTGTACTGAAGAAGCAACATTTAGCATCAACGAACCCGGCTGTAGCATGAGCTTAAGCGGTATCACAGTTGATATAGTATGTAATGGCGGAGCCTATGCAAGCATCGACCTAACCGTAACAGGCGCTAGTGGAGCAACCACTTATTTGTGGAGCGATGGCGATACCAACGAAGACCGCACAGGATTAATGGCCGGTACTTATACCGTAACTGTAACTGATGCAGCAAATTGTGTAGAGACCACAACCTTCACGATAACCGAGCCTACAGTATTAGGCATGAATGGCACCCCAACAGACGTAACTACTAATGGTGGCAGCGATGGCTCTATCGATGTAACGGCAACAGGAGGCACACCATTTTATACCTACTTATGGAATGATAGTGATACGAACGAAGATCGCAGTAACCTCATTGCCGGAACATATACGGTAACGGTAACAGATGCAAACGGTTGTACTGAAGAAGTAACATTTAGCATCAACGAACCAGGCTGTAGCATGAGCTTAAGCGGTATCACAGTTGATATAGTATGTAATGGCGGAGCCAATGCAAGCATCGACCTAACCGTAACAGGCGCTAGTGGAGCAACCACTTATTTATGGAGCGATGGCGATACCAACGAAGACCGCACAGGATTAATGGCCGGTACCTATACCGTAACTGTAACTGATGCAGCAAATTGTGTAGAGACCACAACCTTCACGATAACCGAGCCTACAGTATTAGGCATGAACGGTACACCAACAGATGTAACAACAAACGGTGGCAGCGATGGCTCTATCGATGTAACGGCAACAGGTGGCACACCAGTTTATACCTACTTATGGAACGATGGTGATACGAACGAAGATCGCAGTAACCTCATTGCCGGAACATATACGGTAACGGTAACAGATGCAAACGGTTGTAATGCAGAGATTGTGATAGTTGTTAACCAACCTGGTTGCAAGTTAATGTCAAGCATTAGCAAAACCAATGTTTCTTGCTATGGCGCAAGCAATGGAACTGCAACTGTTTCTGCTTCCGGTGGACTTATTCCTTATACGTATGCATGGAGCAATGGAGCAACAACTTCTTCAATAAGTGGTTTAACGCCAGGTTTTTATAATGTAATAGTAACGGATGCTGCTGGATGCACCTCTAAGAGTGTAATTTGCATATTTGATGGCGCGAAAATTACTATTAATATAGCATCAAGTGCCTCAATCTGTGGGGCTTGCAATGGAACAGCCATTGCGAATGTATCAGGAGGAAAGTCGCCTTATGCGTACTTATGGAGCAATGGTTCAACAAGTTTGAGCACAGGTTCATTATGCAGTGGCACATATACCCTTACAATTACGGACTCAAAAGGATGTACCAATGTAAGTTCAGTTAAGATTGATGACGAAGGAGAACTGATTGACTGCACTATTTCGAAGACCAATGTAAATTGCTATGGTGGAAGCAATGGTTCTGCTGCAGTGAATGTAACTGGAGGCACGGGCCCTTACACTTACTTATGGAATAATGGAGCTACCACTGCAACAATTACAAGTTTGAGTGCAGGTAATTATACCGTAACTGTATGGAGCACTAAAGGCTGTAGCACTGAGTGTTCTGTTAAAGTTGGTCAACCGAAGTCAGCCGTAACATCCAGTGCCCTTGCAACTAATTCAACTTGTGGCGCATGTAATGGAACTGCTGTAGTAAATGCAGCTGGTGGTAATTCACCGTATACTTACCTGTGGAGTAATGGTCAAACGACTATGACTGCAACAGGATTATGTGCCGGTTACTATGATGTAACTGTAACAGATGCAAGGGGATGTACAAGCATGAGTACAGTGAAAGTAGATGATATCAGCCAGGCATTAACATGCAGTGTGACCAAGACCAACGTAAGTTGTCAGGGTGGCAATGATGGAAGTGCAACTGTAGTTGTAATAGGAGGCACCGCCCCATACACGTATGCATGGAGCAATGGAGCAACAACAGCAACTATTGGAGGCTTATCAGCTGGAACCTATACCGTAACCGTATGGAGTGCAGCAGGATGCAGCACCGAGTGCAGCATTAAGATAGGTCAGCCTAAGTCAGTAGTAACCTGCAATGCAACAGCAACCAACGCAACCTGCGGAGGATGTAACGGCACTGCAACAGCAACAGCAACGGGTGGCAAGGCACCCTATACCTACCTGTGGAGTAATGGTCAAACGACCATGACTGCAACAGGATTATGTGCCGGCAACTACGATGTAACTGTAACCGACTCAAAAGGATGCTCTAGCAACTGTACAGTGAAGGTAGATGATGCAGGTAGCACCATGAGTGCTTCTGCTACATCAACTAACGCATTATGTGGAGCATGCAATGGCACAGCAACTGTTAGCGTAAGTGGAGGCACCATGCCATACAGCTATGCATGGAATAACGGCCAAACGGGAGCAACAGCAACCGGATTGTGTGGTGGCAACTACAGTGTAGTGGTAACCGATGCAAATGGTTGTACAGCTGCAGCTACTGTAAAGGTTGATGATAAGAATGCCACAATTGTGATGTTCTATCGTAAGCACTATCCAACTTGTAATGGCGGTAATGATGGTGGCGCAACCATAAAGCCTAGCGGAGGCACAGCACCATATACTTACCTGTGGAGCAATGGAAGCACAACAAAGCATCAGCCAACCTTATCAGCAGGTATCTATACGGTTACCGTAACAGATGCAAATGGATGCAGCGCAAGCACGACCATAAAGATAGGCCAGCCGGCAGCTTTAGTAGCTGTAGGTAAGGGCAAAGATGCAACCTGCAAAGGTTGTGATGGAAAGGCAAAAGTATTAGTTGATGGAGGACGCGAGCCATATACCTACCTGTGGAGCAATGGAGCTACAACAGATGTAGTAGCTAACGTATGTGCAGGAACCTATGTGGTAACCGTAACCGATGCGGGTGGATGTCAGACCATGGCAACCGTAGTAATAAACGGAGGCCAGGCGAGCATTAGTGCGAGCATTAGTAAAACTCACAGCATATCATGCCGTGGTGGCAACGATGGTGAATTGACAGCAACAGCAACCGGAGGCTCAGCACCATACACTTATGCATGGAGCAATGGTCAGTCGGGAGCAATAGCAACAAATTTAACAGCCGGTATCTACACGGTAACTGCAACTGATGCAAATGGTTGCACGGGCACTGCTTCGTTCAGCTTAACTCAACCACAAAAGTTGGTTGCTATCATTGGCAACAGTACCAACGCTGCTTGCGGATTGTGTAATGGAACAGCATCTGTCTCAGCTTCTGGTGGAACAGCCCCATATAGTTACTTATGGAGCAATGGTAGTACCAGTGACCAGATAAGCTCATTATGTGCTGGAACCTATACGGTAACAGTTACAGATGGTAAGGGTTGCGATGTAAACACCATGGTAACCATTACGGATGTACAGGATGAAGTGAAGGCCATTATACAAGTGGTAGCCCCTGTAAGTTGCCATGGAGCAGAAGATGGATCATTGAAGGCTAAACCTACTAGCGGCACAGGTCCATTCACCTTCTTGTGGAGCAATGGAGCAACCACGCAGGTAATAGGCAATTTGAAGGCTGGTAAGTATACAGTAACCGTAACAAGTGCTTATGGATGTACTGCGCAGGTAATGTATACCTTAGTGAATCCAAAAGATCCATGTGATAAGATTAAAACTGCCATGGAAGGCGAGGCCTTGTTGTCAAAGTTCAATGTTTATCCAAATCCAACATTAGGAAGATTTGTGGTGTCATTTAACGCTAAGCAATCAACATACTATAGCATTGATATCAAAAGACATCAATGGTAAGGTAGTAGAGAACTTCGGTAAGGTATCTGACGAAGGCTTGAATGAAGTAAACTTTGATTTAAGTGCTTACCCACCAGCAGTATATACAGTTCGCTTTACTATGAACGATAATGTTCAGGTAGTGCGTGTGGTGAAGCAGTATTAAGATTTGTAATAAGTAATTTACCGAAGCCCCTGTCAAGAAATTGGCAGGGGCTTTTTGGTTATATGTTAAAACGAAAGAATAGGCAATTGAACACGATGGATTAATAAACGCTATTAAATGATAAGATTGCCTTGGCAATTGATGGTGTTGATGGCAGTGTTATTTATATAGAAAGTTTTTAGAGACGGGTATTCGAAACGGAACATTTGTTGATTTATGATATATGAAGAGAAACAGCAAGAAATGTATCATAGCAAGTTGCGTGAAGGATGGCAGCGAATACCCCGCAGCTTGAAGGATGTGGGTAGGGCGAGGAGTAGCAGCGGACAGCCTGACCTGAAAAAAACATTAATACAACACACCTTTTTTTCGGGGCACGCCCAAACCTGTTTTTAAGTTCAAAAAGCGAGAGGCTAGGGGTAAAGGGCAATAATGATTGTATTGGAGAATAAAATATATTTGCACGGATATTTCCAAAATCTATGTTGTCATTTGAGAATTTAGAAAATGCATTTGCGCATAAATCGGATAATGATTTGCGCAGGGCCTCCATGTTGTTTAGCACAATCAACTACGCTTGGTTGGTACGTATATTAGAACCGTTGACAAAGATGGCCATGGCTATTGGGTTGCCGGTAAAGCCTATCGTAAAAGCTACCATATTCAAGCAGTTTGTTGGTGGCGAAACGATTGAAGAATGTAACGCGACTATTGATTTGCTGCATAATAATAAGGTTGGTAGCATACTTGATTATTCGGTAGAAGGGCAGGAAGGAGAGGATTCATTTGAGAATACAGCTAGTGAGATTATGCAAACGATTGATAAGGCGCGTGGGAATGAGAAAATTTCGTTTTGTGTATTTAAAGTTACCGGGATAGCACGATTTGGATTGCTGGAAAAGTATAGTGCTAAGGAGCCATTAACAGATGCTGAAAAGGAAGAATGGAAGCGAATAGCAAACAGAGTGCATAGAATATGTAGGCATGCGGCTGAAAATGAGGTGCGAATTTTTATTGATGCTGAAGAAAGCTGGATACAACAAGCAATTGATGATTTGGCGGATGCATGCATGGCCCTTCATAACAAAAAGGTAGCTTGGGTATATAATACCATACAATTATACAGGATTGACCGGGTTGAATTTTTAAAGACATCCCATAAGAAGGCGCAGGAAGGTGCTTACTTGCTTGGTGTAAAATTGGTGCGTGGCGCTTACATGGAAAAAGAAAGAGCGCGTGCCGAGGAACGAAATTACCCATCGCCTATACAAGCATCAAAATCAGATAGCGATACCGATTATGATAAGGCTGTACGCTACTGCATTGATCATATAAGTAATATAGCCTTGTGTGCAGGTACCCATAACGAAGCAAGTAGCATGTTGCTTGCAATACTTATGGATGAAAAGGGGATAGAGCACTCTAATGCACATGTTTGGTTTTCGCAATTGCTTGGCATGAGTGACCATATAAGTTTTAATTTGGCTTGTGCCGGATATAATGTTTGTAAGTATGTGCCATACGGGCCTGTGTCGGCAGTTATGCCTTACCTGTTCAGAAGAGCACGCGAAAATACTTCGATAAAGGGCCAAACCAGCCGAGAACTTAGCCTTATAAAAAGGGAATTACAACGAAGGAAGAAGGGCAAGTAGCTATGCGTTTGTCTAGTACATTAAGTTTGAAGTTTCTTGTGCTACTATGCTTGCCTGCTGCTGCAATATTTGCTCAGGAAGCACGCATAAGCCTGAATGGGACATGGAAATTTAAACCTACTGATTCATTGAACTATTATCAAGCAACTGTACCGGGGAGTGTATACGTTGATTGGCAAGCAAACGGATTTATTGACAATTTATTTTCGCCCGCTGCAGAGCAAGAACTTGCATGGATGGAAAATACAAACTGGGAGTATGAGCGTGAATTTGATGCTAGTGCAGCTTTTAACGAAGGGAAATTTGTACAATTGATTTGCGAAGGGATTGATACGTATGCTGAACTCTACCTAAATGATGCACGTATTGGTGAAACCAAGAGTATGTTCTTGAAATATGAGTTTGATTGTAAGTCATATTTGAAGGAGGGAAAAAACAAGCTTAAAGTATTAATAAAATCACCAGTAGCAGCCGTAGTTAACGATTCGCGTAACAAATTTATTTATCCTGCAGATAATGACAAGCATCCTCACAAAACCAGTGCTTATACCCGAAAGGCCGGCTATCAATATGGATGGGATTTTGCTCCACGCTTTGCAGCAGGTGGAGTATGGAAGGATATTTATTTGCTTAGTACGTCAGGTACAAGTATTGAAAGCGTGACTGTTAGGCCGGTTTTAAAAGATAGCACCCTAGGTGATTTTTATTTTACGATTAACTTGAGAGAACCGATTGCTGATGCTATTGAAATTGATGTTACTGAGACTAATGGCTTTTGTGGAAGGATTCATAAAGCGATGGTGGTGGAATCGCCTCAGTCTGTGTATAGATTAGCAGTTCCTGTAAAGGATCCTCGGGTATGGAATAGTTGGGAGCGTGGAGTTCCTTTTAGATATCGTTTTAACGTAGTTGTAAAAAGCAATAAGGATAGTGCAACCTATTCGGTGACTGCCGGCTTTAATGCTGTTAGTTTTGAGAGCCACAAGGATAACATTGGTAGTTCATTCCGTTTTGTTCATGATGGTGAGCCAATTTTTATTAGAGGTGCCAATTGGGTTCCGCTAAGTATGTTTCCGGGGGTTGTAACGGATAGTGTATATGATGCCTATTTCCGCACAGCCAGGGTATTAAATATAAATATGCTGCGGGTGTGGGGTGGTGGAATTTATGAACGCGATTATTTTTATGAATGTGCCGATAAATATGGCATATTGATATGGCAGGATTTCATGTTTGGTGGAACGTTGTACCCGAGCGATAAAGGTTTTGTTGATCGAGTTACACAAGAAGTCAAATATCAGGTGCAGCGACTTGCACATCATCCATGCATAGCATTATGGTGCGGAAATAATGAGATTGATGTGGCTATCAAAAATTGGGGTTGGCAACAATCCTATTCCTATGATAGTATAACCTGGTTGCAATTGCGAAAGGATTATAAGGATTTATTTGAAAAAAGAATTGATTCGATATTGAAGCGGAATGCATCGGGTGCCAGTTATGTGCATACTTCGCCATTAAGCAATTGGGGAAAGCAGGAGGATTTTTTACACTTTGATAATCATTATTGGGGAGTGTGGCATGGCGAGTTGCCGTTTAGCAGCTTCTATGAAAAAGTGCCTCGATTTTGCAGTGAGTATGGTATGCAGAGTTTTCCTGATGCAACGTTGATACCCGAATTTTTAAACAGTGCCAGCAATTGGCAGAGCGAAAACATTGAAACCCTTGCAACGAAGTTACAAGGGCAACAGGCTGTTGAATAAATACATTGAGGATTACTATCCGAAGGCTGCAACCATGACCGATTGGGTATATTTGAGTCAGTTGGTGCAGGCAGATGCATATTACCATGCCGTGGCAGCTCATAGAACCAACAAACCATTTTGCATGGGAACTTTGTTTTGGCAGTTTAATGATTGCTACCCTTCGGCC
This Bacteroidota bacterium DNA region includes the following protein-coding sequences:
- a CDS encoding SprB repeat-containing protein — protein: MNGTPTDVTTNGGSDGSIDVTATGGTTPYSYLWNDGDTNEDRTNLTSGTYTVTVTDANGCTEEATFTINEPGCNEVVTGVVIDVLCNGGTDASIDVTVTGNNGTVTYLWNDGDTNEDRTGLAAGTYTVTATDAAGCIETATFTVTEPALLGMSGTPTDVTTNGGSDGSIDVTATGGTTPYTYLWNDGDTNEDRTNLTSGTYTVMVTDANGCTEEATFTINEPGCNEVVSGVVIDVLCNGGTDASIDVTVTGNNGTVTYLWNDGDTNEDRTGLSAGTYTVTATDAAGCIETATFTVTEPAVLGLSGTPTDVTTNGGSDGSIDVTATGGTPAYTYVWNDGDTNEDRTNLSAGTYTVTVTDANGCTEEATFTINEPGCNEVVSGVVIDVLCNGGTDASIDVTVTGNNGTVTYLWNDGDTNEDRTGLSAGTYTITVTDAVGCIETATFTVTEPAVLGMNGTPTDVTTNGGNNGSIDVTATGGTTPYTYLWNDGDTNEDRTNLTSGSYTVTVTDANGCTDEATFTVTEPVLLGLSGTPTDVTTNGGSDGTIDVTATGGTPAYTYVWNDGDTNEDRIGLKSGTYTVTVTDANGATKEATFTINEPGCNEVVSGVAIDVLCSGGTDASIDVTVTGNNGTVTYLWNDGDTNEDRTGLAAGTTP
- a CDS encoding SprB repeat-containing protein; amino-acid sequence: MERWRYQRRPHRFSSRYNTITVTDAVGCIETATFTVTEPAVLGMNGTPTDVTTNGGSDGSIDVTATGGTTPYTYLWNDGDTNEDRSNLTSGTYTVTVTDANGCTEEAIFTINEPGCNEVVSGVVIDVLCNVGTDASIDVTVTGNNGTVTYLWNDGDTNEDRTGLSAGTYTVTATDAAGCIETATFTVTEPALLGMNGTPTDVTTNGGSDGSIDVTATGGTPAYTYLWNDGDTNEDRTNLTSGTYTVTVTDANGCTEEATFTVNEPGCNEVVSGVVIDVLCNGGTDASIDVTVTGNNGAVTYLWNDGDTNEDRTGLAAGTYTVTATDAAGCIETATFTVTEPALLGMNGTPTDVTTNGGSDGSIDVTATGGTPAYTYLWNDGDTNEDRTNLTSGTYTVTVTDANGCTEEATFTVNEPGCNEVVSGVVIDVLCNGGTDASIDVTVTGNNGAVTYLWNDGDTNEDRTGLAAGTYTVTATDAVGCIETATFTVTEPALLGMNGTPTDVTTNGGSDGSIDVTATGGTPAYAYVWNDGDTNEDRTNLTSGTYIVTVTDANGCTAEVTFTINEPGCSMNLSGFTVDVVCNGGADASIDLTVTGANGATTYLWSDGDTNEDRTGIAAGTYTVTATDATGCIETATFTVTEPAILGMTGTPTDVTTNGGSDGSIDVTATGGTPFYTYLWNDSDTNEDRSNLIAGTYTVTVTDANGCTEEVTFSINEPVCSMSLSGITVDIVCNGGANASIDLTVTGASGATTYLWSDGDTNEDRTGLMAGTYTVTVSDAANCVETTTFTITEPTVLGMNGTPTDVTTNGGSDGSIDVTATGGTPFYTYLWNDSDTNEDRSNLIAGTYTVTVTDANGCTEEATFSINEPGCSMSLSGITVDIVCNGGAYASIDLTVTGASGATTYLWSDGDTNEDRTGLMAGTYTVTVTDAANCVETTTFTITEPTVLGMNGTPTDVTTNGGSDGSIDVTATGGTPFYTYLWNDSDTNEDRSNLIAGTYTVTVTDANGCTEEVTFSINEPGCSMSLSGITVDIVCNGGANASIDLTVTGASGATTYLWSDGDTNEDRTGLMAGTYTVTVTDAANCVETTTFTITEPTVLGMNGTPTDVTTNGGSDGSIDVTATGGTPVYTYLWNDGDTNEDRSNLIAGTYTVTVTDANGCNAEIVIVVNQPGCKLMSSISKTNVSCYGASNGTATVSASGGLIPYTYAWSNGATTSSISGLTPGFYNVIVTDAAGCTSKSVICIFDGAKITINIASSASICGACNGTAIANVSGGKSPYAYLWSNGSTSLSTGSLCSGTYTLTITDSKGCTNVSSVKIDDEGELIDCTISKTNVNCYGGSNGSAAVNVTGGTGPYTYLWNNGATTATITSLSAGNYTVTVWSTKGCSTECSVKVGQPKSAVTSSALATNSTCGACNGTAVVNAAGGNSPYTYLWSNGQTTMTATGLCAGYYDVTVTDARGCTSMSTVKVDDISQALTCSVTKTNVSCQGGNDGSATVVVIGGTAPYTYAWSNGATTATIGGLSAGTYTVTVWSAAGCSTECSIKIGQPKSVVTCNATATNATCGGCNGTATATATGGKAPYTYLWSNGQTTMTATGLCAGNYDVTVTDSKGCSSNCTVKVDDAGSTMSASATSTNALCGACNGTATVSVSGGTMPYSYAWNNGQTGATATGLCGGNYSVVVTDANGCTAAATVKVDDKNATIVMFYRKHYPTCNGGNDGGATIKPSGGTAPYTYLWSNGSTTKHQPTLSAGIYTVTVTDANGCSASTTIKIGQPAALVAVGKGKDATCKGCDGKAKVLVDGGREPYTYLWSNGATTDVVANVCAGTYVVTVTDAGGCQTMATVVINGGQASISASISKTHSISCRGGNDGELTATATGGSAPYTYAWSNGQSGAIATNLTAGIYTVTATDANGCTGTASFSLTQPQKLVAIIGNSTNAACGLCNGTASVSASGGTAPYSYLWSNGSTSDQISSLCAGTYTVTVTDGKGCDVNTMVTITDVQDEVKAIIQVVAPVSCHGAEDGSLKAKPTSGTGPFTFLWSNGATTQVIGNLKAGKYTVTVTSAYGCTAQVMYTLVNPKDPCDKIKTAMEGEALLSKFNVYPNPTLGRFVVSFNAKQSTYYSIDIKRHQW
- a CDS encoding T9SS type A sorting domain-containing protein — encoded protein: MISKDINGKVVENFGKVSDEGLNEVNFDLSAYPPAVYTVRFTMNDNVQVVRVVKQY
- a CDS encoding proline dehydrogenase family protein, whose amino-acid sequence is MLSFENLENAFAHKSDNDLRRASMLFSTINYAWLVRILEPLTKMAMAIGLPVKPIVKATIFKQFVGGETIEECNATIDLLHNNKVGSILDYSVEGQEGEDSFENTASEIMQTIDKARGNEKISFCVFKVTGIARFGLLEKYSAKEPLTDAEKEEWKRIANRVHRICRHAAENEVRIFIDAEESWIQQAIDDLADACMALHNKKVAWVYNTIQLYRIDRVEFLKTSHKKAQEGAYLLGVKLVRGAYMEKERARAEERNYPSPIQASKSDSDTDYDKAVRYCIDHISNIALCAGTHNEASSMLLAILMDEKGIEHSNAHVWFSQLLGMSDHISFNLACAGYNVCKYVPYGPVSAVMPYLFRRARENTSIKGQTSRELSLIKRELQRRKKGK